One stretch of Anolis carolinensis isolate JA03-04 chromosome 3, rAnoCar3.1.pri, whole genome shotgun sequence DNA includes these proteins:
- the lnx2 gene encoding ligand of Numb protein X 2, whose amino-acid sequence MGTTNEETVPVEQNLNPLCFECGQQHWTRENHLYNYQNDVDDDLVCHICLQPLLQPLDTPCGHTFCYKCLRNFLQEKDFCPLDRKRLHFKLCKKSSILVHKLLDKLFVSCPFASVCDEIMQRCDLEAHLKNRCPGASHRRAALERRKNSKLQTDTESENESSVIDRPGSQSPDAEHAGTGTTPAEQNITSATVPVWTDESGLDNPAFEESTGADTTHHPPSLPEGEITTIEIHRSNPYIELGISIVGGNETPLINIVIQEVYRDGIIARDGRLLAGDQILQVNNSDISNVSHNHARAILSQPCAVLHLTVLRERRFGSRTHNHSDSPPQREESFHVTLHKRDSSEQLGIKLVRRTDEPGVFILDLLEGGLAAQDGRLCSNDKVLAINGHDLKHGTPELAAQIIQASGERVSLTISRPAKSQIVSILRDGGTHPVSQHPSHTLYHSSRPSPHRDLSQCVTCQEKHITVKKEPHESLGMTVAGGRGSKSGELPIFVTSVQPHGCLARDGRIKRGDVLMNINGIDLTNLSHSEAVAMLKASAASSVVALKALEVQIAEEQPQANDEPPSTISENEYDASWSPSWVMWLGLPSCLHSCHDVVLRRSNLASWGFSIVGGYEENHTNQPFFIKTIVLGTPAYFDGRLKCGDMIVAVNGLSTVGMSHSALVPMLKEQRNKVTLTVICWPGSLV is encoded by the exons ATGGGCACCACAAATGAAGAGACAGTCCCAGTGGAACAGAACTTGAACCCTCTGTGCTTTGAATGCGGGCAACAGCACTGGACGAGGGAGAACCACTTGTACAATTATCAGAACGATGTGGACGATGACTTGGTCTGCCATATTTGCCTTCAACCCTTGCTACAGCCATTAGACACCCCTTGTGGTCACACATTCTGCTACAAGTGCCTACGGAACTTTCTGCAGGAGAAGGATTTCTGCCCTTTGGATCGCAAAAGGCTCCATTTTAAGTTGTGCAAAAAATCCAGCATTCTTGTTCATAAACTGCTCGACAAGCTCTTTGTGTCATGTCCCTTTGCTTCAGTATGCGATGAGATAATGCAACGTTGCGACCTGGAAGCTCACCTCAAAAACAG GTGTCCTGGGGCTTCCCATCGACGAGCCGCCTTGGAGAGAAGAAAAAACAGCAAGCTGCAGACTGACACTGAGAGTGAAAACGAGAGCAGCGTGATCGATCGCCCTGGTTCCCAGTCTCCGGATGCAGAGCATGCCGGGACAGGAACAACACCAGCCGAGCAGAACATTACATCAGCCACTGTTCCAGTGTGGACAGATGAGTCTGGCCTTGACAACCCTGCCTTTGAAGAGAGCACAGGAGCTGACA CAACCCATCACCCGCCAAGTTTGCCAGAAGGCGAGATCACAACCATTGAAATCCATCGGTCCAATCCTTATATTGAGCTGGGAATTAGCATCGTGGGTGGCAATGAAACACCTTTGATCAACATTGTTATTCAGGAAGTTTATCGAGATGGGATTATTGCCAGAGATGGACGGCTCCTTGCTGGAGATCAAATACTGCAA GTCAATAACTCTGATATCAGCAATGTGTCCCACAACCACGCCAGAGCTATTCTGTCCCAGCCTTGCGCAGTGTTGCACCTCACCGTACTCCGAGAGAGACGCTTTGGGAGCCGAACTCACAACCACAGTGACAGTCCTCCCCAGAGAGAGGAAAGTTTTCACGTGACCTTGCACAAGCGAGATTCCAGTGAGCAACTTGGCATTAAGTTGGTGCGCAGAACAGATGAGCCGGGAGTTTTTATCCTTGACCTTTTAGAAGGGGGCCTGGCTGCTCAGGATGGAAGGCTGTGTAGCAATGACAAGGTGTTGGCCATCAACGGGCATGACCTCAAGCATGGCACACCTGAATTGGCTGCTCAGATTATCCAG GCCAGTGGAGAGCGGGTGAGTCTAACCATTTCCAGACCTGCCAAGTCACAAATTGTAAGCATCCTAAGAGACGGAGGCACCCACCCAGTCAGCCAGCACCCATCTCACACGCTCTACCACAGCAGCAGGCCCAGCCCACACAGG GATCTCTCacagtgtgtgacttgccaagaGAAGCACATCACGGTGAAGAAGGAGCCCCATGAATCCCTTGGTATGACCGTAGCCGGAGGCAGAGGCAGCAAAAGTGGAGAGCTCCCCATCTTTGTTACAAGCGTGCAGCCTCACGGCTGCTTGGCCAGAGATGGCAGAAtcaaaagag GTGATGTGCTGATGAATATTAATGGCATTGATCTGACCAACTTAAGTCACAGTGAGGCGGTGGCAATGCTCAAAGCCAGTGCTGCCTCTTCAGTTGTTGCCCTAAAAGCCTTGGAGGTTCAGATTGCTGAAGAACAACCCCAAGCAAATGATGAGCCCCCCAGCACCATCAGCGAGAATGAATATGATGCAAGCTGGTCTCCATCGTGGGTGATGTGGCTGGGGCTTCCAAG CTGCCTGCACAGTTGCCACGACGTAGTGCTACGGAGGAGCAATTTGGCAAGCTGGGGCTTTAGCATTGTTGGGGGCTATGAAGAGAATCACACAAACCAGCCTTTCTTCATAAAAACGATTGTTCTGGGAACACCAGCATACTTTGATGGAAGACTTAA GTGTGGCGATATGATTGTTGCGGTCAATGGACTTTCAACTGTTGGGATGAGCCATTCAGCGCTGGTTCCTATGTTGAAGGAGCAAAGGAATAAAGTAACATTGACAGTTATCTGCTGGCCAGGAAGTCTTGTATAG